The sequence AGAGCATTTAGAAGATAGGTAGTACACGAATTCAACAAGATGATAAGACCACTAATTATCATTAAGGATGTGGCTGGTGAACATGGATTAGATGATAATGATGAAGCTAGTAACAAATAAAAATGTATATGCAATGATAGTACTAATAGTAGGTTTTACAAGAAAATAATGAgtgatattaaaataaatattattaagacTGATTGTAGTAGAGATAAAATATTTGGTAGAACTAAATTACCTGGTTAGAATATTTTGATCATATGGAGAGAGAGAGATTGGTTATCTTTTTATGgtattttcttttaggaaaagagTATCCTAATTTATGGTAAACTAATAATTTGTTATAGCATTCAAATTAGGATTATAATTACCTCTTCTGATTCTTAAAACTGCTATATATGTAAAAGAAACTtttatttatgtaaatattaaaaaaGTACTACATACTATTTATCTTGCTAAATCTTAAAAACTAGCTTACCACGAAAATTTCAAAAGTAGTACTTATCACGAAGAGAAGTGTTGTtctttcattcaaaaactaagcAAATAAACAAACTTTAGGCACATCAAATCCTCTTTAACATATATTCACTAACCACTGAGTAGGAAGAGAAGGTATTATGGAAGAATGCGCCTCTGCAATATACAGAAGTCAAGAATCTATTTTTCGAGTAACGTTTCGATACATAAAATTATTGAGAGTACTGCAAGGATATTATCAAATCGAGTAAAGGGTAGCAACTTTCTACAAAAACTCTTATATAACTATTGAGAGTGTCAATTAGACTTCTGTACAAATTGGCAGAAATATGTAGTTGCTTGAGATATACTACAATCAAATATATCTACTGTAGAATATATTTCGTAGTGATGACCGGGGTAAATATCATATACGGCGTTTTTTCTTCTCTGGTGTTGCATGAACCTGTGCTTTTATTCCATAAGTCTTTAACTGGAAATTTTCAAATGCGTCAGAAATAGGTTCCACCTGAAAATTTGAGTAGGATACAAAGAAACTGAGATCAGACTTAATGGAGAGGaggaatacaaaaaataaatgcCAAGTCTTTATCTGGACAGACCAGGTGGGGCTTTTTGGAGTACACTCTCACAATCATATCTTGATATGATGATGGCAGCAAGTGGCTGATGCGATCTTCAGGTATAGAGAACTTCTCGTCACTTTCATAATCCTGAATTCCAATCAAATCATCAAGAGTGAGGCAAGAAAGATGAAAGACAGACGAGAAATGTAATTGAATAGGTTTTGATGTTCAAACTTATACAAGCCATAGTATATACCTTGAAAAAATGGATACTGACAGAGGCAACACATCCAACCAGCatacaaagaaaaacaaacaaaacaaattgaAAGGTTCAGAATATTAATAAAAGTGAAGGAGGGGGATAGAGAAATCCCGTGCAAGAACTATATGGGGTAACCTATTTTGACAAACCTTTCAAGTGGATTATGCCTCCCCTGAGTCAGATCTATCATGACATTGCTCACAGCAACATCCTCTTCACTAAGTCTCTCGCTGCTACTTTTCTGTAAGATTAATGACCATTACCATAGAACTACTAAAAGACACAAAAACAGAGACCACTATATGTTAGCTACCTGCGAGCAGACAATATCCTGTGCCGTGACATCCTTGAAATACTCTATTTTGTCTCTTGGGACAACATACTCATTACAGAACTGCAATGTGCAGAAGCAAGAATTGACTAGAAACTTCAAACGTTCCATAACAGTCATATAACCAGCTTAATCAACACCCATTAGATAATCTCTGTACCTGGTACAAATCTCTTCTTCGAACGCGGAGGATCAAATCCCTAGATTCCTTCAATTCTGGATCTGGAGCAGTCTCAATGGTTTTTAAAATGGTGTCGTCTATCTACTTCCACATACACAGACAAATTAATTTCATGGTTCCGTGAATTAAGTAGATTTAAGCTAATAAAAAGGTCATGCCTACCTTCCAGTATTGAGAAGGATGCTCTATATGGGAAGCTATGTGTAGATAATCATTTGCTTTCACTAGTGCATCTACAACCATAAGCTCAATTGCCTATACAATGATGGGATAACAAGTTGAAAGCCTCCACATACACTTATAAATGACATACAAAATGATGGCTTCCACAATTCAGATAAGCTGGTCAGAGAATCAGTGCACAATTTCGTCAAAATTAGTTATGTACCTTCACTTTAGCATGGGTATAAACAGTTCTGTGTAGATCAGCTCGtgtggcaaataacttgtgaatGGTTAAATCTGAGGATTCATCCACACAAATAATAAGACCACAAgtcaaacaaaataaataaaaatcctgGTAAGACTGAAGTACTAACAATCTTTGGCTCGATAGCATATCTCGTCTCCCAGGACTCTCATTGTCTCCATTAACCTACAGAATATGAAGCCAGTTTCATAGTAAAGAATTGTTTTTTCTTTCTCAGACATTTGGGAAAAGATGCCGCGTAACAATAACcaagaagatgaaagaaagaCCTATGGAACTGAAAATTGCATCCTAGAGCACACGCTCGGGTATCTCGGACGATGTAATCAAACCTGCAAACCAATGAAAGCCTCATTCAGtgaaaactggaaaaaaaaaggtcagaaaaagaaaaggtgagaATAATCTATGGTTGAGAAAACCAACTTGTCTACATCGATTCCATTTCGACCATTTGCCACAATATCATATAAGAACTGCTTCTCCCTTGAACTCTACATATCAATCAATCAAATTGAAACAGTGAACAAGTTTCAAAATTGGAATATGATGTGAAAAGATGAGCATAAAAAGTTAAAAGTTCCAGATTGAAGTGAAATGCATGTCAAATGAAGACAGTCAAATTGcaagaatcatattttttttcctcCTGGTAACTGTTGTGTTCTGGAAAGCAAAAGACTTACTTTTGTCAACGCAAGCTTGGAACTAGCAAGAATCATTTCCTGTCAAATATAGATACCAAAAAGTCATGGTTAACACGTTTCCTGCTTACAATTTAAAGAAGTTTTATGATCACTTGTGGCATGTACAAATCAATCGGCTTTTAACTGCATGAAAAACAATATCACGTATGAATGGTGAATAACTTCATTATCTCAACCAACATAGTTATAACTTGGTCGTAGAATTCATTTACTAACATCTGACATCAGCTACCACTGAAAAGCATTGTGAATAAGAGCATGCAAATAAGCAAAAGCTTTTTCTTTACTAGTAGCTCAAGAGACTTAATGAAAAAAGCTATTCCTGCAGGTTTTAGTTCCAAAAATACAAATTCTCTTTCAGCAAATAGCTGAAATCATCCAAAGTTCCAAACTTGTACCATACTTGAGTAGCACCTTGATTCAAATTGCTTTTGGAGACACTACGAGTTTGCACAAatactatatatattataagcAAATGAACATTCTCATCTCATATGATGTCAGATGCACCTTATAAGTGGTGGAGCATAAACATGTGAAAGAGATCAAGAGTCTAGCACTATTTCTTATCCATAAGTTTGAACTTGATAAACACAATTTTCTAAGCCAACAAAGATTGGATTTGGGCATAGTTGCGATGAACCTAAAGGTAgcataaatcaaaatatttcatcTTACCTTGACCTTTTTAATGGTTCCTGAACCGATATCAATATGATGCTCATCAACAATGTGATCAATCATATCCACAGACATTTGTTCATGAGACCTGATATACAACGTAAGACAAGGTCATTAATATGCATTATGCCATAATAATGACATCCCCTCATTAAGAGTGCAAGAAGCTTCAAAGAGACTTGAACAGCAAAAATATTAAGACAGTTAACTATAAAGATTTTCTCAATATCTGCACATCAAGCTACAGGGAAGAGCAGACATGAAGAGTTGGAAACCGATACAAAAAATCAGCATATATCAAGGTCCTCCACCATGATAAGTTATAAATTTAAGATTTCCACCACATAACGCTTGCTATAAGCATAACTTTATTTCCTGTGATTAAGGGGTAAAATTGTCCAACTAGTTCGGGGTTGAGCCTTAAGATTTCATCCAAGAAGGCAAAATATGAAAGCATTCCTGCTCTAAAAAAGTAAAATCTATTTCTTTCTCATTTGATTACTTCAAGCCCTACTAAAAGTAAGAATCTTCAGCTAAGATCGAGCATGTTGCAGAGAATTAGAAATGTAAAAACTTCAATTCTTATTAACCAAGAAAAGTCGAACAGCATAAGTATGTGACATATATCTTTGGGGGGTATTTAAATAACAGAACTCATTCCACATAAAAGAATTACCAGTCCAATCCAGTGCAAACTTGAGGAAGAAATTCACGTTCAAACAAGTGACTAAAAGGTCCATGTCCAATATCATGTAGAAGACCTAAGAAATTCAACCATAATGGAAGGGAAGCATCATTTGTTCTGCATTAGGCAAGAGCAATCCATGCACAAGGCATTCCATATCACTTACCAGCAAGTTTCACTGTTTGTATATCAAAGTGATCAATTCCAAGCTCCATTCCCTATAAAAAGGAACACTAGGATTAAATGACAACCCTCAGGTAGTATCAAGTTGAGAAACCATAATAAATCGAGTACAAATTCATACTTGATGGGTTTTAAGCTTATGGACAGCTTCGTTGGCAAGCCAATAGACTCCAAGGGAATGCTCAAATCTAGAATGCACTGCTCCTGGATAGACCATGTGTGCCACACCTTAAAGTGCAACCAAGAGGTCATATCAGTAACAAATTCAAGCCACTACCAGGCTGCTAACTCTTAAAGTTACAAGGTTTCCATCAACATTGAGCATAAAAGTAACTCAGTAAGAGCCAGTGACTGCATCAGATATTGAGTGGAAGATGAATGAATTTAAACTTCTCAAACAGATAATACTAATCTTATTTTAATAGAAGATGAAATTACCAATTAAGTAATAGGATATAATCTTTTTGTAACTTGCATCTAGGATTATAGGCCTTGGGCTTGCCTCCGTTTCTGCAAGAGGTTTGTATTGGAGATATGCATGCAGGCTTTAAAAGCTAATTATGAGTTCTTAAGTCATTGGTTACATGAACATCCAGAATTTCGATAACCTACATAGCATATGTCTTCATAAGACACCAAGAAACAAGAGATCTTGCAATTTTCATAAGACCTTACGGGGATCCCACGACAGCCTGAAATGCAAACACAAATCAGATACCACTAAATTTGAAACAGACTATTTACATTTAGCAAGTGTGCAATAGATACATTCTTCAGGGGCATCGAGTGTCAAGGCTATTCAACAAGTGAAGCTGAAAGTTGCAGATAGTTTCAGAGCACATTTAAGTGGCAGGGATAGTTATCAAATTTATTATAGGTTTCGCTAACCAAAAATCACTTACATTTAGACTAAAATATTATACAGGCTACTTGTGTCTTTTATGGCATCCCACATTTTAATAGTAATAATTTGCAATATGAAAGAACTAATATTTGGGATGCCAAGAATTTCAGTGGACATGTAGATGATAGATGGCAAACTTCTTCAAATCACACAACAAATTCCATATATAATCACAAAGCTAAAATTTGATGTTCTAGCTTAAACCAGCTTGCGACTACGTATGAAAATAAGGAACAAGGACAAGTAACTTACCTAGTTGTTTAAGTTCACGAAGCCtggaaagcaaaagaaaaaacaGTTTAATAATTCTAGTTAAATCTCTCATGAGGAAGTGTTGAAAAGACAAACAAcgaaaaaacaaaataatagataaCCATCGGGTCATAGGCAGATAACAGCCAATATGAATACAAATACTCAGACAAAGTGCATATATTTACAATCAGCATGCAATGAACTGagatatactactactactactagtaGAAGTACATGATAAGGTAACTTGCCTTTGAAATTGTTCTGTGTCAATGAACTTCAAGTAGAGCTGCAAAGCTCAGAAAAGATTAAACTTTTAGCACTTTGTAAAAATGTCACAACAAGAAGTTAAAAACATGTTAAGAATGGTGAAAAATAAGAGTGTGGATATGGAATCCGATAAGAAGAGGTAACCATCGCCCCCTAGTATCTCTTTTTCCTGGTAAAGACTCGCacactaaaaaaattaaacactCGTGAATAACTTCTCCTTCATCTATTGGATAAATACATGGTTTAGCCTGAAGGCTGAAGGAATGCTTCACAGGTTAACCAAGGTTAATGTCGGAAAATCTTTCCACTCAATCCAAGAAAAACAAACTTATGAATTTTGACCTCGACAAGCATCATGAATGAAGTAAGAAACCATCTTGGTCttgttaattattatggtcaCCAATGAGCAAACTTTCATTAATCAAAAAATCGAAATCTAGTCATACGCGTTCTAAGtaacttttttatttctacaacaaaaacttatgaaattcaaaatagtTCTGAACTCTCAGTCGACAGTTGTCAATGTTGGCTAATATTCGAATACAATTTCCCCAATGACTTACCCATAGAAAACCCGTGGATAACAAAAATTTATGAATCTCATCTATTCCAGTGTCAGTTATCAATTTTTCACGATAACTTACCACAGAAAACTACAACATACACACACATTGCATATTGCtcttagcaaaaaaaaaaactcaaaatataaagagTGCAAGTAAAGTAGCGGACATACGGGATCAATATAGATGTTGCCGTGTACGTTATCATGGATTTGCTTAGAGAATCTGAGATCTTGAGGAGAAGTGAAATTGAAATTGGAAGAGAAAGTGAGTTCTTCATTTGAAAAAGCTCCCATACTCTTCGCTTTCTACTTTACCCACTCTACACAGCCAAAAACAGAACAACGGGAAATTGCAAATGAATAAAAACCTAACAGTCGGTTAGAGTAATTGGGAAAGCGTGGGTTTACATACCTTATGAAGAGAAAAAGGGAGAGAGTATATTTGATTTTGCAGGAAAATGGGAAGGGAATGTGTGGAGTGGTGCCGCCAAAgtctctttatttttcaattacTATTTCCcaattctctcttttattttaaatttctattctattctaaCTTGCTGCCGCAACAAGCGACACACACCGTCCACTAGGGAATATGGGGCCACAGTGGAGCCAGTAAGCATTCGCCACAAACAATTGGgtttattgtttttggtaaattaGGTGCACTTAAATAGCCGTAACGAAAGGTATGAGTTACAAATCCAAGTCTAGCTAGCCTGGGTTAATTACAACAAAAGGGCAGTTTTGCTCAATTAGTATTTGAGCATTTCTTTTGATGGATCTTTCAAAAAATGTTCCTCGCATATCTGCTCTCAATTTCTGTAGAGCATACACAGGTGGAACTTGCAAAAGATTTGTTTTCTTGAAGCTGTTGGAGGATGCTCCATGTTTGGCTAGTTTGTCGGCCACTTGATTTTATTCTCTAAAACAGTGTTGGACTATTGGTGACCCTGCTTCCCTCAGCTTTGACCTGCATAGATTAACAATACCATCATACTGAACATTTCCATGTTTTAGCATCTGCAAAACTTCTAGTGAGTCAGTGTTGATTACAATAGGTAATAAGCAGTGGTGGATAGCAATAGTTAAGCCTACCTTGAAAGCAAGAAGTTTCATTTGATTATCAGTAGCATAGAGGTAGCTTTGGTTAAAGCCCAACCTCCATTCACCATTGTGATTGCGAATAATCCCACCAATACCCCCTCTACCTGGATTGCCTAAACAAGAACCGTCTACTTTAAGTTTATAGTGGTTCAACGGTGGAGGGGTCCAGTTGATGTAAATGGTAGTCTTGGAAACTCTGTGATGGTGTTTGTTACTAAAAAGATTGTATTCAATCGCTTCATTGTAGGCCTGTGAGAAGGAAGGAATGACATTGTTTTGGTGGAAGAAGTTATGGTTCCTGGTTTTTCAGATTGTCCAAAGGCAATTGGGAATGATTTCGTGCCAAAGGAGCATATGGTCGAAGGTTTTATGCTTTGGGTCCTCCACGCATCTGTCCAGTTAGTGTTGGAGAAGGTGGGGAGGCTACAAGTAAGAGAGTAAGCAACTTTATTGAAAGTTTCCGCCCAAATTGCATTGGTGAAGGGGCATTTGAAGAATAGGTGATTGGAATCTTCAATGTTGGCATTGCAATTCTTACAATTGGGGTTTATGTCAAGGCCTTTCTTAGCAAGATTTAGCCCTGTTGGAAGTTTATCATGATGAAGAAGCCACATGAAAACTTTAATCCTTAGGGGGTGGGGAGGTGCCAGATCCAGTTGAAGGAAGTGTGAGAAGTAATCAAGTTGTTGGTATTGTGGGTGATCAAGTGCTGGTATGCACTTTCGGAGAAGAAGTTTCCTTTACCATTGGTAGCCCAAACTGGGGTGTCTAAAGCTACTTTGTTGctaggaaaaaaaaagtttttcatGTGGTTTATGAGGTCCTGAGGAATGACCATGGAGATGTTGTCAAAATTCCATGAGCCATGGTGCCAGACTTGGCTGAGCTGAACAGTTTCATCCGAGTTGCTAAGGGGGCCATAGATAAGTTTCCTAAGGAGTTGGATGTTGGGAATCCACCTGTCATACCAGAAGAGGACTCTGGAGCCATCCTTAATAGCCCAAGTTGAGATTTCTTTGCATCTAGCCCAGCCTTGACAGATATTGTTCCAAGTCTTAGAGGTATTGGAATGACATACCATGCCCTCTTGGCTATGTTTGCCTCTCAGAACCTTGACCCAAAGGCTATCAGACTGGTGCAAGACTCGCCAGGCTAGGCTCATAAGAAGGGAATTATTCTTGAAGAAGGCTTTTGGATGCTAAGACCCCCTTCCCCTTTAGGAAGAGTCATATTTTTCCAGGAGATCATGTGCATTTTGCTTTTCTCATTTGTA comes from Capsicum annuum cultivar UCD-10X-F1 chromosome 2, UCD10Xv1.1, whole genome shotgun sequence and encodes:
- the LOC107860634 gene encoding deoxynucleoside triphosphate triphosphohydrolase SAMHD1 homolog isoform X1, whose amino-acid sequence is MGAFSNEELTFSSNFNFTSPQDLRFSKQIHDNVHGNIYIDPLYLKFIDTEQFQRLRELKQLGVAHMVYPGAVHSRFEHSLGVYWLANEAVHKLKTHQGMELGIDHFDIQTVKLAGLLHDIGHGPFSHLFEREFLPQVCTGLDWSHEQMSVDMIDHIVDEHHIDIGSGTIKKVKEMILASSKLALTKSSREKQFLYDIVANGRNGIDVDKFDYIVRDTRACALGCNFQFHRLMETMRVLGDEICYRAKDYLTIHKLFATRADLHRTVYTHAKVKAIELMVVDALVKANDYLHIASHIEHPSQYWKIDDTILKTIETAPDPELKESRDLILRVRRRDLYQFCNEYVVPRDKIEYFKDVTAQDIVCSQKSSSERLSEEDVAVSNVMIDLTQGRHNPLESIHFFKDYESDEKFSIPEDRISHLLPSSYQDMIVRVYSKKPHLVEPISDAFENFQLKTYGIKAQVHATPEKKKRRI
- the LOC107860634 gene encoding deoxynucleoside triphosphate triphosphohydrolase SAMHD1 homolog isoform X2; the protein is MLCVAHMVYPGAVHSRFEHSLGVYWLANEAVHKLKTHQGMELGIDHFDIQTVKLAGLLHDIGHGPFSHLFEREFLPQVCTGLDWSHEQMSVDMIDHIVDEHHIDIGSGTIKKVKEMILASSKLALTKSSREKQFLYDIVANGRNGIDVDKFDYIVRDTRACALGCNFQFHRLMETMRVLGDEICYRAKDYLTIHKLFATRADLHRTVYTHAKVKAIELMVVDALVKANDYLHIASHIEHPSQYWKIDDTILKTIETAPDPELKESRDLILRVRRRDLYQFCNEYVVPRDKIEYFKDVTAQDIVCSQKSSSERLSEEDVAVSNVMIDLTQGRHNPLESIHFFKDYESDEKFSIPEDRISHLLPSSYQDMIVRVYSKKPHLVEPISDAFENFQLKTYGIKAQVHATPEKKKRRI
- the LOC107860634 gene encoding deoxynucleoside triphosphate triphosphohydrolase SAMHD1 homolog isoform X3, with amino-acid sequence MVYPGAVHSRFEHSLGVYWLANEAVHKLKTHQGMELGIDHFDIQTVKLAGLLHDIGHGPFSHLFEREFLPQVCTGLDWSHEQMSVDMIDHIVDEHHIDIGSGTIKKVKEMILASSKLALTKSSREKQFLYDIVANGRNGIDVDKFDYIVRDTRACALGCNFQFHRLMETMRVLGDEICYRAKDYLTIHKLFATRADLHRTVYTHAKVKAIELMVVDALVKANDYLHIASHIEHPSQYWKIDDTILKTIETAPDPELKESRDLILRVRRRDLYQFCNEYVVPRDKIEYFKDVTAQDIVCSQKSSSERLSEEDVAVSNVMIDLTQGRHNPLESIHFFKDYESDEKFSIPEDRISHLLPSSYQDMIVRVYSKKPHLVEPISDAFENFQLKTYGIKAQVHATPEKKKRRI